Proteins encoded together in one Synechococcus sp. BL107 window:
- a CDS encoding glycosyltransferase family 39 protein, whose protein sequence is MSQRCRFWGGVALIWLLATLADRLWWTLQGGVPAWDQADYLNSALDHGRALGLLPGGGWQGWNALLDLSPKIPPLASLVNGSVMAVSGGAPDQAAWSLSLWHGLLLIAVAGWGRRLYGPGFAWLACGLIAMVPAFLELRTDYVLEMPLTAVCTLALWRLDVWCDPSGGGRWNQAWGCTLAALAALLVKQSAFLVLTPAGLGALYVVFRRRGHWLRQAMLLPLMGAALLGPWLRHNWITSLGGTNRAVFESAVREGDPGVLSWASWLWYPRLLPEQLGVVLLAVGVSGLMLWWLRRHDPSTDRTWSWRWLVINLLAAWILTTLSPNKGDRYIAPLLPMLVLLLARGWWQWGLWWQHKGLRWMRPWLAAGLLACTPAGFSTQLERLGDRPRGPLEALVDAAGGADAAVPARTLIVVPSTPDLNQHNVSYYGRRHGGHVVGRQLGGNDADRDPVLARADWVVLAEGDQGSVRKAARRLDRAVRRSGVFEQVEQFQRPQGGSYSLWRRRGNQPVSGPSFAERFPQLALGMAKGPAGLDPVFSAVALEHMLDGHFSYRQPVFLEATRRLKINPKDQQARWTLALLAVLANRPNEASEQFAQLQTLIPENPWPAAYRSVVNLAGWNPWAAMSVADSAVKQHQEPVLRALGDLSGVLSGAVWRFPAALNSVPAAVTSVEAGLESSDQE, encoded by the coding sequence GTGAGCCAGCGTTGCCGCTTTTGGGGAGGAGTGGCCCTGATTTGGCTCCTTGCCACCCTGGCGGATCGGCTGTGGTGGACTTTGCAGGGTGGCGTTCCCGCCTGGGACCAGGCTGACTATCTCAACAGCGCCCTGGATCATGGTCGTGCGCTCGGACTGCTTCCTGGAGGTGGCTGGCAAGGGTGGAATGCGCTGTTGGATCTGTCGCCAAAAATTCCACCTCTCGCGTCCTTGGTGAACGGCAGCGTGATGGCAGTGAGCGGCGGAGCACCTGATCAGGCGGCGTGGAGTCTCAGCCTTTGGCATGGCCTGCTCTTGATCGCTGTTGCGGGGTGGGGCCGTCGTTTGTATGGCCCAGGTTTTGCTTGGCTGGCCTGCGGACTCATCGCAATGGTTCCAGCGTTCCTGGAGCTGCGAACGGATTACGTCTTAGAGATGCCACTCACAGCTGTTTGCACCTTGGCGCTTTGGCGGCTGGATGTGTGGTGTGACCCCTCCGGCGGAGGGCGTTGGAACCAGGCATGGGGTTGCACGCTTGCCGCCTTGGCGGCGTTGTTGGTGAAGCAAAGCGCTTTTCTGGTGCTCACCCCTGCTGGCCTGGGTGCCTTGTATGTCGTGTTCCGTCGTCGGGGCCACTGGTTGCGGCAAGCCATGCTTCTGCCGTTGATGGGTGCGGCCCTGCTCGGACCGTGGTTGCGTCATAACTGGATTACGAGCTTGGGAGGTACCAATCGAGCCGTGTTCGAATCGGCTGTGCGGGAGGGGGATCCCGGCGTTCTTAGTTGGGCGAGTTGGCTCTGGTATCCCCGCTTACTGCCGGAGCAGCTCGGGGTGGTGCTCCTCGCTGTTGGTGTCTCCGGACTGATGCTCTGGTGGCTCCGCCGCCATGATCCCAGTACAGATCGCACTTGGTCTTGGCGCTGGCTGGTGATCAATCTTTTGGCAGCTTGGATCCTCACCACGTTGAGTCCGAACAAAGGAGACCGCTACATCGCTCCGCTGTTGCCCATGCTGGTGCTGTTGTTGGCCCGTGGTTGGTGGCAGTGGGGCCTTTGGTGGCAGCACAAGGGCCTCCGTTGGATGCGTCCATGGCTAGCGGCAGGCTTGCTGGCATGTACTCCAGCCGGTTTTTCAACCCAGCTGGAACGCTTGGGGGATCGCCCTCGGGGTCCCCTTGAGGCGCTGGTGGATGCCGCAGGTGGTGCTGACGCTGCAGTGCCAGCGCGCACTTTGATTGTGGTGCCGAGTACGCCAGATCTCAACCAGCACAACGTGTCTTACTACGGCCGTCGCCATGGAGGGCATGTGGTGGGTCGCCAATTGGGGGGCAATGATGCAGACCGCGACCCTGTGTTGGCACGAGCTGACTGGGTTGTCCTCGCTGAAGGCGATCAGGGTTCGGTCCGGAAGGCTGCCCGTCGTCTCGATCGCGCCGTCCGTCGTAGTGGTGTCTTCGAGCAGGTGGAGCAATTTCAGCGCCCCCAAGGAGGGAGTTATTCCCTATGGCGTCGGCGCGGCAACCAGCCTGTGAGCGGGCCAAGTTTTGCCGAACGTTTTCCACAGCTTGCCCTCGGCATGGCCAAGGGACCTGCGGGTCTCGATCCTGTTTTCAGCGCCGTTGCGCTGGAACACATGCTGGATGGCCATTTCAGTTATCGACAGCCGGTGTTCCTTGAGGCGACCCGGCGCTTAAAGATCAATCCCAAGGATCAACAAGCTCGTTGGACCCTGGCCTTACTGGCCGTCTTGGCGAATCGGCCGAATGAGGCTTCAGAGCAATTTGCTCAGCTTCAGACGCTGATCCCTGAGAACCCCTGGCCTGCGGCGTACCGCAGCGTTGTGAATCTCGCTGGATGGAATCCATGGGCGGCAATGTCTGTCGCTGACAGCGCCGTAAAACAGCACCAGGAACCTGTGCTCCGGGCCCTCGGTGATCTGAGCGGTGTGTTGTCCGGAGCTGTTTGGAGATTTCCCGCTGCTTTGAACAGTGTTCCCGCCGCTGTGACGTCCGTTGAAGCGGGCTTGGAGAGCTCCGATCAGGAGTAG
- a CDS encoding J domain-containing protein translates to MNDPYTVLEVSSHASAAEIKAAYRRLVKQHHPDAGGDDQRMLALNAAWEVLGDQDRRRKFDRTRISPPSASRQPDLRRARSAHNHSVAADDALVEWLRRVYAPIDRMIGEVINPFPAQFKALSADPYDDELMEAFCSYLETSSRKMERVKTLFQSLPTPASARGFGLSVYHCLSEVEDALAELERYTMGYVDNYLHDGREMLREAKQRRKRLQDERRRLDIL, encoded by the coding sequence ATGAATGATCCCTACACGGTGCTCGAAGTCAGCAGTCATGCATCAGCGGCCGAAATCAAGGCTGCTTATCGACGCTTGGTGAAACAGCACCACCCGGATGCGGGTGGCGATGATCAACGGATGTTGGCGCTGAACGCTGCCTGGGAGGTTTTGGGCGATCAAGACCGTCGCCGCAAGTTTGATCGCACTCGGATTTCTCCACCCTCAGCATCCCGACAACCTGATCTTCGTCGAGCCAGATCGGCCCACAATCATTCGGTTGCGGCAGACGATGCTTTGGTGGAATGGCTGCGTCGGGTGTATGCCCCGATTGATCGCATGATCGGAGAGGTGATCAATCCCTTTCCTGCGCAGTTCAAGGCGTTGTCGGCAGACCCCTATGACGACGAGCTGATGGAGGCCTTTTGCAGTTACTTAGAAACCAGTTCCCGCAAGATGGAACGGGTGAAGACGTTATTTCAGTCGCTACCAACCCCGGCTTCGGCGCGTGGCTTCGGTTTGAGTGTTTATCACTGTTTATCGGAGGTGGAGGATGCCCTGGCTGAACTCGAGCGCTACACGATGGGGTACGTGGACAATTACCTCCACGATGGTCGCGAGATGCTGAGGGAAGCCAAACAGCGCCGAAAACGGCTGCAGGACGAACGTCGGCGCCTGGACATTCTGTGA
- the cysK gene encoding cysteine synthase A: MAIAADITALIGGTPLVRLNRLPQACGSQAEILAKLESFNPSASVKDRIASAMVLEAEQAGTIAPGRTVLVEPTSGNTGIALAMVAAARGYRLILTMPESMSTERRAMLRAYGAELQLTDGSEGMRGAIALAKDLVAEIPEAYLLQQFDNPANPAVHERTTAEEIWTDCDGALDVLVAGVGTGGTITGCARALKQRNPQLQVVAVEPEASPVLSGGSPGAHRIQGIGAGFVPEVLDFDLIDLVVTVSDDDAMEMGRRLAREEGLLCGISSGAAIAAALQLAQQPAMANKRMVVILASYGERYLSTPMFSRGSVLPARRDGQV, translated from the coding sequence ATGGCGATCGCTGCAGATATCACGGCTTTGATCGGCGGAACACCGTTGGTTCGGCTGAATCGTCTGCCTCAGGCCTGCGGTTCACAAGCTGAGATTCTGGCCAAATTGGAGAGTTTCAATCCTTCGGCTTCAGTGAAGGACCGCATCGCTAGCGCCATGGTGCTTGAGGCGGAGCAGGCCGGCACGATCGCCCCTGGCCGCACTGTGCTGGTAGAGCCCACAAGTGGTAATACCGGTATTGCCCTGGCGATGGTGGCTGCCGCAAGGGGGTACCGCTTGATTCTCACCATGCCCGAATCGATGAGTACCGAGCGTCGAGCGATGCTCCGCGCCTATGGCGCTGAGTTGCAGCTCACCGATGGATCGGAAGGGATGAGGGGTGCGATTGCTTTAGCTAAAGACCTCGTGGCTGAGATTCCCGAGGCCTATCTGCTTCAGCAGTTTGATAATCCCGCCAACCCAGCAGTGCATGAGCGCACCACAGCGGAGGAGATTTGGACCGACTGTGATGGGGCGCTCGATGTTCTTGTTGCCGGTGTAGGTACCGGAGGCACAATTACCGGCTGCGCCCGCGCTTTGAAGCAGAGAAATCCTCAGTTGCAAGTAGTGGCAGTGGAGCCAGAGGCGAGTCCGGTGTTGTCTGGCGGGTCGCCTGGGGCCCATCGGATCCAGGGCATTGGGGCTGGTTTTGTCCCCGAGGTTTTGGACTTCGATCTCATTGATTTGGTCGTCACCGTGAGCGATGACGACGCCATGGAGATGGGGCGACGGTTGGCGAGAGAGGAAGGTTTGCTCTGCGGAATAAGCAGTGGTGCAGCCATCGCAGCTGCTCTTCAGTTGGCGCAACAACCAGCGATGGCCAACAAGCGAATGGTGGTGATCCTGGCCAGTTATGGCGAGCGATATTTATCCACGCCGATGTTTAGTCGGGGCTCAGTTCTGCCAGCGCGACGCGATGGACAGGTGTAA
- a CDS encoding iron uptake porin: MKLFQQMLVAPAALGLLASGANAAELNINGVSDYAASADQVTSVTQFSDVYPTDWAYQALSNLVEQYGCVAGYPNGTFRGNRAMTRYEAAALLNACLDRITEVTDELRRLLEEFETELAILRGRVDGLEARVGELEATQFSTTTKLKGVTNWVLGAAKYHGQGSKNAAKNNGGTSFSYNLALNLETSFTGKDLLYTRLRSGNMNNIYGGNGVGLFAQEYGFDSGNTVKVNRLYYSFPVGDEFTIVGGPVVRMDDMLPVWPSAYPSDMTMDFFTYAGAPGAYNLTLGGGAGVYWQTEGGFSISTSYISTDGNLSDPNVGGVATDAAGTSATTQIAYAPEGWGLAAAYTYASGAEGGGALYGGNGTPGAVAISQSGNTNSVGLSAWWTPEDSGWIPSISTGWGLTDVSNSNLSGVRSATSQSWYVGLEWSDVFIEGNSFGMAVGQPTFITDIDVKGRKNESDYIAGSGYAWEFFYKFQVTDNITVTPAVHYLSKPYAGQDSDGLNAMSGLIKTTFKF; the protein is encoded by the coding sequence ATGAAGCTTTTCCAGCAAATGCTGGTGGCTCCTGCCGCCCTGGGCCTTCTGGCCTCCGGCGCCAATGCCGCCGAGCTCAACATCAACGGCGTTTCTGACTACGCGGCTTCTGCCGATCAAGTCACCAGCGTTACCCAATTCTCCGACGTTTACCCAACTGACTGGGCCTATCAGGCGCTCAGCAACTTGGTTGAGCAGTACGGCTGCGTCGCTGGTTACCCCAACGGCACCTTCCGCGGCAACCGGGCGATGACCCGTTACGAGGCTGCAGCACTGCTGAACGCATGTCTCGACCGCATCACTGAAGTCACCGACGAACTGCGTCGCCTTCTTGAAGAATTCGAAACCGAGCTCGCCATCCTCCGCGGACGCGTTGACGGCCTCGAAGCTCGTGTTGGCGAACTGGAAGCAACCCAGTTCTCCACCACCACCAAGCTCAAGGGTGTCACCAACTGGGTTCTTGGCGCTGCCAAGTACCACGGCCAGGGCAGCAAGAACGCAGCTAAAAACAACGGCGGCACCTCTTTCAGCTACAACCTCGCCCTGAACCTGGAAACCAGCTTCACCGGTAAGGATTTGCTGTATACGCGCCTGCGTTCCGGCAACATGAACAACATCTACGGCGGTAACGGCGTAGGCCTGTTCGCTCAGGAGTATGGCTTCGACTCTGGCAACACTGTCAAAGTCAACCGCCTGTACTACAGCTTCCCCGTTGGTGACGAGTTCACCATTGTTGGTGGCCCTGTTGTGCGTATGGACGACATGCTGCCCGTGTGGCCTAGCGCCTATCCGTCAGACATGACGATGGACTTCTTCACCTATGCAGGTGCGCCTGGTGCTTACAACCTGACCCTCGGCGGTGGTGCAGGTGTCTACTGGCAGACCGAAGGTGGTTTCAGCATTTCTACCAGCTACATCTCGACTGATGGAAATCTGAGCGACCCCAACGTTGGTGGTGTTGCTACCGATGCTGCTGGTACTAGTGCAACTACCCAGATTGCCTATGCACCAGAGGGTTGGGGCCTTGCTGCTGCCTATACCTACGCTTCGGGCGCTGAAGGTGGTGGAGCTCTTTATGGCGGTAATGGCACTCCTGGTGCTGTCGCCATCTCCCAGTCCGGCAACACCAATAGCGTTGGCTTGAGCGCCTGGTGGACACCCGAAGATTCTGGTTGGATTCCTTCAATCTCCACTGGCTGGGGCTTAACGGATGTCTCAAACAGCAATCTGTCTGGAGTTCGCAGCGCTACCTCCCAGTCCTGGTACGTCGGACTTGAGTGGAGCGACGTATTCATCGAAGGTAATTCCTTCGGTATGGCCGTCGGTCAGCCCACTTTCATCACCGATATTGATGTCAAGGGTCGCAAAAACGAGAGCGATTACATCGCTGGATCTGGCTACGCTTGGGAATTCTTCTACAAGTTCCAGGTCACCGACAACATCACGGTTACCCCTGCAGTCCACTACCTGAGCAAGCCTTACGCAGGCCAGGATTCCGATGGCCTCAACGCCATGAGCGGCCTGATCAAAACCACCTTCAAGTTCTGA
- a CDS encoding iron uptake porin, translated as MKLFQQMLVAPAALGLLASGANAAELNINGVSDYAASADQVTSVTQFSDVYPTDWAYQALSNLVEQYGCVAGYPNGTFRGNRAMTRYEAAALLNACLDRITEVTDELRRLLEEFETELAILRGRVDGLEARVGELEATQFSTTTKLKGTTHWVLGAAKYHGEGSKAEATANGGTSFSYDLRLALETSFTGKDSLVTRLRSGNMNNIFGGGGVGLFGQEYGVDTGNAVVIDRLFYSFPLGDEFTIVGGPRVRMDNMLPVWPSAYPSDMTMDFFTYAGAPGAYNLALGGGAGIYWQTEGGFSISTSYLSTDAELSDPNAGGLLTDAAGTSATTQIAYAPENWGIAGAFTYASGGEGGGALYGGNGTPGAVALSGSGNTYSYGLSAWWMPEDSGLIPSISAGWGLTDIPDPAISGVKDATTQSWYVGLEWSDVFVEGNSLGMAVGQPTFISDVDTKKGVDDFVAGSGYAWEFFYKFQVTDNITVTPAIHYLSKPYASQDSDGLNAMSGLIKTTFKF; from the coding sequence ATGAAGCTTTTCCAGCAAATGCTGGTGGCTCCTGCCGCCCTGGGCCTTCTGGCCTCCGGCGCCAATGCCGCCGAGCTCAACATCAACGGCGTTTCTGACTACGCGGCTTCTGCCGATCAAGTCACCAGCGTTACCCAATTCTCCGACGTTTACCCAACTGACTGGGCCTATCAGGCGCTCAGCAACTTGGTTGAGCAGTACGGCTGCGTCGCTGGTTACCCCAACGGCACCTTCCGCGGCAACCGGGCGATGACCCGTTACGAGGCTGCAGCACTGCTGAACGCATGTCTCGACCGCATCACTGAAGTCACCGACGAACTGCGTCGCCTTCTTGAAGAATTCGAAACCGAGCTCGCCATCCTCCGCGGACGCGTTGACGGCCTCGAAGCTCGTGTTGGCGAACTGGAAGCAACCCAGTTCTCCACCACCACCAAGCTCAAGGGCACCACGCACTGGGTTCTTGGCGCTGCCAAGTACCACGGCGAAGGAAGCAAGGCCGAGGCAACTGCTAACGGTGGTACGTCCTTCAGCTACGACCTCCGTCTTGCTCTTGAGACCAGCTTCACCGGCAAAGACAGCTTGGTAACGCGTCTGCGTTCCGGCAACATGAATAACATCTTCGGTGGCGGTGGCGTAGGCCTGTTCGGCCAGGAGTACGGCGTGGATACAGGAAACGCTGTCGTCATCGACCGTTTGTTCTATAGCTTCCCCCTCGGTGACGAGTTCACCATCGTTGGTGGCCCTCGCGTCCGTATGGACAACATGCTGCCCGTATGGCCTAGCGCCTATCCGTCAGACATGACGATGGACTTCTTCACCTACGCCGGTGCACCTGGTGCCTACAACCTCGCCCTCGGCGGTGGTGCAGGTATCTACTGGCAAACCGAAGGTGGTTTCAGCATTTCCACCAGCTACCTCTCAACAGATGCTGAACTCAGTGACCCCAATGCTGGTGGTTTGCTGACGGATGCAGCAGGTACAAGCGCCACCACTCAGATCGCTTATGCGCCTGAGAATTGGGGTATTGCTGGTGCATTTACTTATGCATCCGGTGGTGAGGGCGGTGGTGCCCTTTATGGCGGTAATGGCACTCCTGGTGCTGTTGCTCTTTCTGGTTCCGGCAACACCTATAGCTACGGATTGAGCGCTTGGTGGATGCCTGAGGATTCTGGATTGATCCCTTCTATTAGCGCTGGTTGGGGCTTGACGGATATTCCTGATCCCGCCATCAGCGGGGTAAAGGACGCAACCACCCAGTCCTGGTATGTCGGCTTGGAATGGAGTGATGTGTTCGTTGAGGGCAACTCCCTCGGTATGGCGGTTGGTCAGCCCACCTTCATCTCCGACGTCGATACCAAGAAGGGTGTTGACGATTTCGTCGCTGGTTCAGGCTACGCCTGGGAATTCTTCTATAAGTTCCAGGTCACCGACAACATCACAGTTACCCCTGCCATCCACTACCTGAGCAAGCCTTACGCAAGCCAGGATTCCGATGGCCTCAACGCCATGAGCGGTCTGATCAAAACTACCTTCAAGTTCTGA
- a CDS encoding DUF2079 domain-containing protein, protein MPQRPFVSRRILLVATGFSLALLALQGWRSWVLLASYDQGIFQQVLWNSLDGHWLESTLSSQLSTNVIHDGAVPSVGYARLGQHFTPTLLIWAPLVGLIGGAALPLVQVGLITAAGLVLHRLANQLVPERTAHWITYGYFAGNALIGPTLGNFTDLCQLPLAVFALLLGLQEKRRWLVVLSALLMPLIREDTGVLLVAIGAWLAVRERHRWPLALAFIAWGGGWVMACTNLLMPMFSDDNAKRFMVENFGQYLGEDHASGSSSLGTLRQVLSQPALLLQQLVDPPGQTLLYLLGQGLPFLFIPLISLDTALLAGPSLLGLFLAQGANDPLSITIRYTLLVVPGFALGALFWWARRPNPNLGSKVRLAWGCALTLSLLLTISSNPHRSLSVLIPDSIDPWVHSDWSNQWAHGKAARDALQVIPATASVAANTPLIPLLARRSVVVRFPFSTDYQDREGSIKAVDWIAVDLDFLNRYGVAFRGDWKQLRNSKRWIENNRDTYSVQALKDGVVVMERTTKREASHNLKLESALNELLATPLPKDPKRRSKP, encoded by the coding sequence GTGCCTCAACGGCCGTTCGTATCTCGCCGGATCCTTCTCGTAGCGACAGGGTTTTCCTTGGCTCTGCTTGCGCTTCAGGGCTGGCGTTCATGGGTGTTACTCGCGAGCTACGACCAGGGAATTTTTCAACAAGTGCTTTGGAACAGCCTTGATGGGCACTGGCTTGAAAGCACTCTTTCTTCTCAGCTCTCCACCAACGTCATCCACGACGGCGCAGTGCCTTCCGTCGGCTACGCACGTCTTGGTCAACACTTCACACCAACCTTGTTGATTTGGGCGCCCTTGGTGGGGCTCATCGGCGGAGCGGCCCTTCCCTTGGTTCAGGTAGGGCTGATCACGGCGGCTGGACTTGTGCTTCACCGGCTGGCCAATCAGCTCGTGCCTGAACGCACAGCCCATTGGATCACCTACGGCTATTTCGCAGGCAATGCCTTAATCGGCCCAACGCTGGGAAATTTCACCGATCTCTGCCAGTTGCCCTTGGCGGTGTTTGCACTGCTGCTCGGCTTGCAGGAAAAGCGGCGGTGGTTGGTTGTGCTTTCTGCCCTATTAATGCCCCTAATCCGTGAAGACACAGGCGTGCTTTTGGTCGCCATTGGAGCCTGGCTTGCGGTGCGTGAGCGTCATCGTTGGCCGCTGGCTTTGGCCTTCATCGCCTGGGGTGGGGGTTGGGTAATGGCCTGTACCAACCTGCTGATGCCGATGTTCTCCGACGACAATGCCAAGCGCTTCATGGTGGAGAACTTTGGTCAGTACCTCGGTGAAGATCATGCAAGCGGGAGTAGCAGCCTTGGAACACTGCGACAGGTTTTAAGCCAGCCCGCCCTGCTGCTTCAACAGCTTGTCGACCCTCCAGGTCAAACCCTTCTTTATCTGCTCGGGCAAGGGCTGCCCTTTCTATTTATCCCCCTAATCAGCCTGGATACAGCGCTGTTGGCGGGTCCCAGCCTGCTCGGCCTCTTCTTAGCCCAAGGGGCCAACGATCCCTTATCGATCACGATCCGCTACACCCTGCTTGTGGTGCCAGGGTTTGCCCTAGGAGCCCTGTTTTGGTGGGCTCGTCGGCCGAATCCAAACCTTGGGTCCAAGGTTCGTCTGGCCTGGGGTTGTGCGTTAACCCTCTCGCTACTTCTAACGATTAGCAGCAATCCCCACAGAAGCCTTTCCGTCTTGATCCCCGACAGCATTGATCCGTGGGTTCACAGTGATTGGTCAAACCAGTGGGCTCACGGGAAAGCCGCTCGAGACGCCCTGCAAGTGATTCCTGCAACGGCCTCTGTTGCGGCGAACACACCACTAATTCCGCTGCTCGCTCGACGGTCGGTGGTGGTGCGCTTTCCATTCAGCACGGACTATCAAGACAGAGAAGGTTCCATCAAAGCCGTTGATTGGATCGCGGTTGATCTTGATTTTTTAAACCGCTATGGCGTTGCTTTCCGGGGGGATTGGAAGCAACTTCGCAACAGCAAACGCTGGATCGAAAACAACCGAGACACCTACAGCGTTCAAGCCTTGAAGGATGGCGTCGTTGTGATGGAACGGACGACCAAGCGTGAAGCAAGCCACAACCTGAAGCTTGAAAGCGCCCTTAACGAACTTCTGGCGACACCACTTCCCAAAGACCCCAAACGGCGCTCAAAACCTTGA
- a CDS encoding glycosyltransferase family 39 protein — MKRPQQGRRWLTPVLLWIITLCLWLPGLGNLPLRDWDEGRVATVARSTTGVLPMKWERSYLNKPPGLHWPMGQLIRTKGEQESVVRLLPALFSSLAIPLIVLLRRSLGGQGRDQSALLSGLVLMTLLPMARHGRLAMLDGTLISCSLLLWWGWLGCRRSSGRALAAGLACSGVLLLKPPALLGFAVIALFAGGIHLHPTGRRWWAFIVGLLPGAGWHLWHWFVRGDNAFLMWGGQGLARLTTTVGDGFGWWTPWVELLEGGWPWLLLLPAGIGWTWAHRRESAARWQLVLLVGSAVMVLPLRTQLPWYSHLLWPPIALICAEGLHKLLEQGRPHWVSQTWQVMGSVLAIVGCVVIVNQSSTVPGLSLGLAGLGIAVGGWTLQANARRRRLQGLGILVVGWGLALLALWSSQLWLWELNESWDPRPVAAAIKTLPSEAEVFLKGPTRPSLGWYANKELGRFRQNDRPDGEHWVVSNRPISGCRRHDPSVDSGWQLWQCD, encoded by the coding sequence ATGAAACGTCCGCAGCAAGGCCGTCGCTGGTTGACACCAGTTCTTCTGTGGATCATCACTCTCTGCCTCTGGCTGCCGGGTCTCGGCAACCTGCCACTCCGAGATTGGGATGAAGGACGCGTCGCGACGGTGGCGCGATCCACCACAGGAGTGCTTCCGATGAAATGGGAGCGGTCGTATCTCAACAAGCCCCCAGGTCTGCATTGGCCGATGGGCCAACTCATTCGAACCAAGGGTGAGCAGGAGAGCGTTGTAAGGCTGTTACCAGCCCTCTTCTCCAGCCTGGCGATCCCCTTGATCGTGTTGCTTCGACGGAGCCTGGGGGGACAGGGGCGTGATCAATCCGCCCTGCTATCTGGACTCGTGCTGATGACGCTGTTGCCGATGGCTCGCCATGGACGACTCGCCATGCTCGATGGCACCCTGATCAGCTGCAGTCTTTTGCTCTGGTGGGGCTGGCTTGGCTGCAGACGGTCGTCCGGTCGAGCGTTAGCAGCAGGCTTGGCATGTAGCGGCGTCCTTCTACTGAAGCCCCCCGCACTTTTGGGATTCGCTGTGATCGCCCTGTTCGCAGGCGGTATCCACCTCCACCCCACAGGACGCCGATGGTGGGCATTCATCGTTGGGCTCCTACCCGGCGCGGGCTGGCACCTTTGGCATTGGTTCGTTCGCGGTGACAACGCTTTTTTGATGTGGGGAGGACAGGGTTTGGCCCGACTCACCACAACGGTGGGAGATGGCTTCGGTTGGTGGACGCCCTGGGTCGAACTGTTGGAAGGTGGATGGCCCTGGTTGCTGCTTCTACCAGCTGGAATCGGCTGGACTTGGGCCCATCGCCGCGAGAGCGCAGCCCGCTGGCAATTGGTCCTACTGGTCGGTAGCGCAGTGATGGTGTTGCCTCTACGCACTCAGCTCCCCTGGTACAGCCATCTTTTATGGCCACCAATTGCCTTGATTTGTGCCGAAGGGCTGCACAAGCTGCTGGAACAAGGACGGCCCCATTGGGTTTCTCAAACGTGGCAGGTGATGGGAAGCGTTCTCGCCATCGTCGGCTGCGTTGTGATCGTCAACCAAAGCAGCACAGTTCCAGGACTCAGCCTTGGATTGGCAGGGCTTGGGATTGCAGTGGGCGGATGGACACTGCAAGCCAACGCAAGACGGCGTCGATTGCAAGGGTTGGGGATTCTTGTGGTTGGCTGGGGGTTAGCACTACTGGCTCTATGGAGCAGCCAACTTTGGTTGTGGGAGCTCAATGAAAGCTGGGATCCCAGGCCTGTGGCAGCAGCAATCAAAACCTTGCCCTCAGAAGCTGAGGTATTCCTGAAGGGGCCAACCCGTCCCTCGCTCGGTTGGTATGCCAACAAGGAGCTCGGCCGATTTCGCCAAAACGATCGTCCAGATGGAGAACATTGGGTGGTGAGCAACCGTCCAATATCTGGATGTCGACGGCATGATCCAAGCGTCGATAGTGGATGGCAGCTTTGGCAGTGCGATTGA